The following coding sequences are from one Pigmentibacter sp. JX0631 window:
- a CDS encoding lysophospholipid acyltransferase family protein: MLEKENSKSSTQFIPTSEKEIIKSPPIVSYTDQRLFFQKSISFLLLIPFCYSIIFIFKFIMQYKIENIKKIRTQFKEIIKENKPLVICANHLTFIDSCLIIWALAPNYWYQFNYKYFSWNLPAGDFFGKKWHFRTIAFLAKCIFIHRDASSSHHNEILSICKNLLLKGEIITIFPEGKRSRTGKFEEKQMTYGVGKIIQNVPNCRVLCIYVRGDKQETYSNYPLKNSNFYIDLKLIQPQTNLEGREGCGEIVNQIAKQIKTQENEYFNTYKSGIIK; encoded by the coding sequence ATGCTAGAAAAAGAAAATTCTAAATCATCGACACAATTTATTCCAACCAGTGAAAAAGAGATAATTAAATCTCCACCCATTGTTTCGTATACCGATCAAAGACTTTTTTTCCAAAAGTCAATAAGCTTTTTACTATTAATACCTTTTTGTTATTCCATCATATTTATCTTTAAATTTATTATGCAATACAAAATTGAAAATATAAAAAAAATTCGTACTCAATTTAAAGAAATTATAAAAGAAAATAAACCATTAGTAATTTGTGCTAATCACCTAACCTTTATTGATTCTTGTTTAATTATCTGGGCTCTTGCTCCAAATTATTGGTATCAATTTAATTACAAATATTTTTCATGGAATTTACCAGCTGGAGATTTTTTTGGAAAAAAATGGCATTTTCGGACGATTGCTTTTTTAGCTAAGTGTATTTTTATTCATAGAGATGCATCATCTTCACATCACAATGAAATTCTTTCAATTTGCAAAAATTTGTTGTTAAAAGGAGAAATTATTACTATTTTTCCTGAAGGAAAAAGAAGTAGGACTGGAAAATTTGAAGAAAAGCAAATGACCTATGGAGTTGGAAAAATCATTCAAAATGTTCCTAATTGTAGGGTTCTTTGCATTTATGTTAGAGGCGATAAGCAAGAAACTTACTCAAATTACCCACTAAAAAATTCAAATTTCTATATTGATTTAAAACTCATCCAACCTCAAACAAATTTAGAGGGTAGAGAGGGATGCGGAGAGATAGTGAATCAAATAGCGAAACAAATAAAGACACAAGAGAATGAATACTTCAATACTTATAAGTCAGGAATAATAAAATAA
- a CDS encoding ParB-like protein: MDKKIYKQLIFCGLSFNSLILISCVSQPKVKTFSQTFSCQPDPSLSEKNYPLCHNTTEDDQFCQIKLENLKPTQFNFAEDYVKHNFKFFANKPSEYQSYLCKNPIDIVIGSKADSGFYIADGHHRVKIIEYFRNNLSTDFTITAKVIKNYYLVSPNLKPNEFWNSMQVDNFVYLKDKGVQKEPNDLPKTISDMTNDPYLSLVSYIRDDKQKYCFDTQLSSFQNYGELHWAEYFRNHKGLDAYNDNKIYSYYKNRIIYFGGKNAEKKKNICKSLEAANLPGYFNSSKSTPTLVIDSFGATGEVKSFRTMKMLEKVQSINHRGLNKLKASGSGQFSENQLAWIKMNTAENLVVVDLRQESHGFINGNPVTWTAPLNWANKGELKNNIIVDESVRLNELLFQDRIAIPTARNYKINNFKISDFVKLEIQSISREDELTEKNKIGYYRITVSDHSKPTDDNVEDFLNFYKSLKDEQWVHFHCRAGKGRTTTFLAMYDMLKNANQVSFQEIIKRQSAIEPFYNLQDFKKGNKKTLKLDRYQFLKSFYLYAKDMQGGYNGTWKQWKASHKLQ, encoded by the coding sequence ATGGATAAAAAAATTTATAAACAACTTATTTTTTGTGGTCTTTCATTTAATTCATTAATTTTAATAAGTTGCGTTTCTCAGCCCAAAGTAAAAACATTTTCCCAAACTTTTTCATGTCAACCGGATCCTTCCTTGTCAGAGAAAAACTACCCTCTTTGTCATAATACAACTGAGGATGATCAATTTTGTCAAATAAAACTAGAGAATTTAAAACCAACCCAGTTCAATTTTGCCGAGGATTATGTAAAACATAATTTTAAGTTTTTTGCCAATAAACCTTCTGAATATCAAAGTTACTTATGCAAGAACCCAATAGATATCGTAATAGGTTCAAAAGCTGACTCAGGATTTTACATAGCAGATGGGCATCATCGAGTAAAAATAATTGAATACTTTCGCAATAATCTTTCGACAGATTTTACTATAACAGCAAAGGTAATCAAAAATTATTATCTGGTAAGTCCAAATTTAAAGCCAAATGAATTTTGGAATTCAATGCAAGTCGATAATTTTGTTTATCTCAAAGATAAAGGTGTGCAAAAAGAGCCGAATGATCTTCCTAAAACTATTTCAGATATGACTAATGATCCTTATCTTTCACTTGTGTCTTATATTAGAGATGACAAACAAAAATATTGTTTTGATACGCAATTGTCATCCTTTCAAAACTATGGGGAACTTCATTGGGCAGAGTATTTTAGAAATCACAAAGGCTTAGATGCTTATAATGATAATAAAATATACAGTTACTATAAAAATCGCATTATATATTTTGGTGGGAAAAATGCCGAGAAGAAAAAAAATATTTGTAAATCATTAGAAGCGGCAAACTTACCAGGATATTTTAATTCCAGTAAGTCAACACCTACTTTAGTTATTGATAGTTTTGGTGCAACAGGGGAAGTTAAAAGTTTTCGAACAATGAAAATGTTAGAAAAAGTTCAAAGTATAAATCATCGAGGATTAAATAAATTAAAAGCTTCAGGCAGTGGGCAATTTTCTGAAAATCAATTGGCTTGGATTAAAATGAATACTGCTGAAAATTTAGTAGTTGTAGATTTGCGACAAGAATCGCATGGTTTTATCAATGGTAATCCTGTTACTTGGACAGCGCCTTTAAATTGGGCAAATAAAGGTGAATTAAAAAATAATATAATAGTTGATGAGTCTGTCAGACTGAATGAACTTTTATTTCAAGATCGTATTGCTATACCAACTGCAAGAAATTATAAAATAAACAATTTTAAAATATCTGATTTTGTTAAATTAGAAATTCAAAGTATATCGCGTGAAGATGAATTAACAGAAAAAAATAAAATTGGTTATTATAGAATTACGGTTTCTGATCACTCAAAACCTACAGATGATAATGTGGAAGATTTTTTAAATTTTTATAAATCTTTAAAGGATGAACAATGGGTTCACTTTCATTGTCGTGCAGGTAAAGGGAGAACAACAACTTTCTTAGCTATGTATGATATGTTGAAAAATGCTAATCAAGTTTCTTTTCAAGAAATAATTAAAAGACAATCTGCCATAGAACCTTTTTATAATTTACAAGATTTTAAGAAAGGTAACAAAAAAACTTTAAAACTCGATAGATATCAATTTTTAAAAAGTTTTTATTTATATGCGAAAGATATGCAAGGTGGATACAATGGGACGTGGAAACAATGGAAAGCGAGTCATAAACTACAATAA
- a CDS encoding SDR family oxidoreductase, whose amino-acid sequence MTISNLSIHRIIEGKTILIIGGSGFISKVWISMLLEYIPKIKKVIILVRSEKGKCGYTRFEEIYAKSPVFSNLRNIYGSELSKLKKIEVVTGNVCCENFNLPNNILESLQNEVDLAVNFAADLRFFAPLDQMLKSNSESTKIVADFILSTKKAKLLHISTCYVAGMADGIVPEQAIKDISPNGTNFSAEEEIKWGIQEAQAMRSRNASDKELVKIGTLRAERLGWPNTYTYTKGLGEAVLSNRIPTERLSIFRPSIVESAEKYPFPGWNEDFNGTAPFIQMFSTRYRHIVAKPNHNLDIIPVDYVAKGLTIVASALLAGKHSPVYQSSTSSINPLSVALASEYVCNYFRQNQKKSLSYLLLPPSKPKFITPQHILSGTNINRIEKTVSFLFDKIKVDKNSAKIIAKFGIESAVSTIKRKAKTIDTIMKVYKPFIYDYNYTFKSDNLLNHRVTEEEFSYTPTDIKWEKYWSEVHIPGLNQWCLPQLKALTSGKKGNKK is encoded by the coding sequence ATGACAATATCTAATCTCTCCATTCATCGTATTATAGAAGGTAAAACAATATTAATTATTGGAGGGAGTGGATTTATAAGTAAAGTCTGGATATCCATGCTCTTAGAGTATATTCCAAAAATTAAAAAAGTTATAATTCTAGTAAGATCTGAAAAAGGAAAGTGTGGTTATACACGTTTTGAAGAAATTTATGCTAAATCACCCGTTTTTAGTAATTTAAGAAATATTTACGGCAGTGAACTAAGTAAACTAAAAAAAATAGAAGTTGTTACTGGAAATGTTTGTTGTGAAAATTTTAATTTGCCTAATAATATTTTAGAATCGTTACAAAATGAAGTTGATTTAGCAGTTAACTTTGCTGCTGATTTAAGATTTTTTGCTCCATTAGATCAAATGTTGAAATCCAATTCTGAAAGTACAAAAATTGTTGCTGATTTTATTTTGTCAACAAAAAAAGCAAAATTACTACATATATCGACTTGCTATGTTGCGGGTATGGCTGATGGAATTGTTCCCGAACAAGCCATAAAAGATATTTCTCCTAATGGAACAAATTTTTCTGCTGAAGAAGAAATAAAATGGGGTATTCAAGAAGCTCAAGCTATGCGATCAAGAAATGCTAGCGATAAAGAATTAGTTAAGATTGGTACTTTAAGAGCAGAACGTCTTGGCTGGCCTAATACATACACCTATACAAAAGGTTTAGGAGAAGCTGTTTTAAGTAACAGAATTCCAACAGAACGTTTAAGTATTTTTCGTCCCAGCATCGTTGAGTCTGCAGAAAAATATCCTTTCCCTGGTTGGAATGAAGATTTTAATGGCACAGCACCTTTTATTCAAATGTTTAGTACTAGATACAGACATATTGTAGCTAAGCCTAATCACAATTTAGATATTATTCCTGTTGATTATGTAGCAAAAGGATTAACAATTGTTGCCTCTGCTTTACTTGCTGGAAAACACTCACCTGTTTATCAAAGTTCAACTTCCTCAATTAATCCGTTGTCAGTTGCGTTAGCTTCAGAATATGTCTGTAACTATTTTAGACAAAATCAAAAAAAATCTCTATCTTACCTTCTTCTACCACCTTCAAAACCAAAATTTATAACTCCACAACACATTTTATCAGGCACAAATATCAATCGTATTGAAAAAACCGTTTCATTTCTCTTTGATAAAATAAAAGTTGATAAAAATTCAGCAAAAATTATTGCAAAATTTGGGATAGAGTCCGCCGTATCTACTATAAAAAGAAAAGCAAAAACAATTGATACAATAATGAAAGTATATAAACCTTTTATTTATGATTATAATTATACTTTTAAATCAGACAACTTATTAAATCACAGAGTAACAGAAGAAGAATTTTCATACACTCCTACTGATATAAAATGGGAAAAATATTGGAGTGAAGTTCACATTCCAGGATTAAATCAGTGGTGCCTTCCGCAATTAAAAGCTTTAACAAGTGGAAAAAAAGGAAACAAAAAATAA